In Thalassophryne amazonica chromosome 4, fThaAma1.1, whole genome shotgun sequence, a genomic segment contains:
- the LOC117509532 gene encoding uncharacterized protein LOC117509532 isoform X2: MLITMLTVMYMMVRVMESIGVRFVQPQEPLPYMVSQPLPWQVHSVSHSRRSSKIDEFDRRNSMGVYRKNSNASNGTATAVPPLSPVEVEKAASTIQTHFRKFQQKKQKNSK; encoded by the exons ATGTTGATCACCATGCTAACAGTGATGTACATGATGGTCAGAGTCATGGAATCG ATTGGTGTCCGGTTTGTACAGCCACAGGAACCTTTGCCTTACATGGTGTCCCAGCCTTTGCCTTGGCAGGTTCACTCTGTATCGCACAGTCGGAGGAGCAGTAAAATAGATGAG TTTGATCGGCGAAACAGCATGGGCGTGTACAGAAAGA ACTCCAATGCCAGCAATGGCACCGCCACCGCTGTACCCCCCCTCAGCCCGGTAGAAGTCGAGAAGGCCGCTTCTACGATCCAGACGCATTTCAGGAAATTCCAACAGAAAAAGCAGAAGAACAGCAAGTAG
- the LOC117509532 gene encoding uncharacterized protein LOC117509532 isoform X1 — MLITMLTVMYMMVRVMESIGVRFVQPQEPLPYMVSQPLPWQVHSVSHSRRSSKIDEFDRRNSMGVYRKKYVSMAIASTSLAIPCVLSCSDSNASNGTATAVPPLSPVEVEKAASTIQTHFRKFQQKKQKNSK; from the exons ATGTTGATCACCATGCTAACAGTGATGTACATGATGGTCAGAGTCATGGAATCG ATTGGTGTCCGGTTTGTACAGCCACAGGAACCTTTGCCTTACATGGTGTCCCAGCCTTTGCCTTGGCAGGTTCACTCTGTATCGCACAGTCGGAGGAGCAGTAAAATAGATGAG TTTGATCGGCGAAACAGCATGGGCGTGTACAGAAAGA AGTATGTCTCCATGGCTATTGCCTCTACCTCTCTGGCTATTCCCTGTGTCCTGTCGTGTTCAGACTCCAATGCCAGCAATGGCACCGCCACCGCTGTACCCCCCCTCAGCCCGGTAGAAGTCGAGAAGGCCGCTTCTACGATCCAGACGCATTTCAGGAAATTCCAACAGAAAAAGCAGAAGAACAGCAAGTAG